Proteins encoded by one window of Streptomyces sp. ALI-76-A:
- a CDS encoding Lrp/AsnC family transcriptional regulator — MLNHLDERIVHALAEDARRSYADIGQLVGLSAPAVKRRVDRLRATGAITGFTVRVDPAALGWETEGFVEIYCRSNTSPETIQRGLERYQEVVAASTVTGDADAVVQVFASDMRHFERVLERIAGEPFVERTKSVLVLSPLLRRFSSGSPT, encoded by the coding sequence GTGCTGAACCATCTCGACGAACGCATCGTGCACGCCCTCGCCGAGGACGCCCGCCGCTCCTACGCGGACATCGGCCAGCTGGTCGGCCTGTCCGCCCCCGCCGTGAAACGGCGCGTGGACCGCCTGCGGGCCACCGGGGCCATCACCGGATTCACCGTCCGGGTGGACCCGGCGGCCCTCGGCTGGGAGACCGAGGGCTTCGTCGAGATCTACTGCCGGTCCAACACCTCGCCGGAGACCATCCAGCGGGGTCTGGAGCGCTACCAGGAGGTCGTGGCCGCGTCGACCGTCACCGGTGACGCGGACGCGGTCGTCCAGGTCTTCGCGTCCGACATGCGGCACTTCGAACGGGTCCTGGAACGCATCGCGGGGGAGCCGTTCGTGGAACGGACGAAGTCCGTACTGGTGCTGTCGCCGTTGCTGCGCCGCTTCTCGTCGGGCTCGCCGACCTGA
- a CDS encoding GuaB1 family IMP dehydrogenase-related protein, translating into MRFLNDIKPPYDLTYDDVFMVPSRSAVGSRQGVDLSSPDGTGTTIPLVVANMTAIAGRRMAETVARRGGLVVIPQDIPIEVVTEVVTWVKSRHHVLDTPIVLAPHQTVADALSLLPKRAHNAGVVVDGEGRPVGVVTDSDLTGVDRFTQLEVVMSKDLLLLDADIDPREAFNRLDHANRRYAPAVDQDGRLAGILTRKGALRATLYTPATDARGRLRIAAAVGINGEAPAKAKQLLDAGVDTLVIDTAHGHQESMISTVRLVRGLDPQVPIVAGNIVAAEGVRDLVEAGADIVKVGVGPGAMCTTRMMTGVGRPQFSAVLECAAEARKYGKHVWADGGVRHPRDVAMALAAGASNVMVGSWFAGTYESPGDLQHDAGGRPYKESFGMASARAVANRTSDESAYDRARKALFEEGISTSRMFLDPARPGVEDLIDSIIAGVRSSCTYAGAGSLEEFAEKAVVGIQSAAGYAEGKPLHASWS; encoded by the coding sequence GTGCGTTTCCTCAACGACATCAAGCCTCCGTACGACCTGACGTACGACGACGTGTTCATGGTCCCGAGCCGCAGCGCGGTCGGCTCGCGGCAGGGCGTGGACCTCAGCTCCCCGGACGGCACCGGCACCACGATTCCGCTGGTCGTCGCCAACATGACCGCCATCGCGGGGCGCCGGATGGCCGAGACCGTGGCCCGGCGCGGTGGGCTCGTCGTCATTCCGCAGGACATCCCGATCGAGGTCGTCACCGAGGTCGTCACCTGGGTGAAGAGCCGCCACCACGTCCTGGACACGCCGATCGTGCTGGCCCCGCACCAGACCGTCGCCGACGCGCTGTCGCTGCTGCCCAAGCGTGCCCACAACGCCGGCGTGGTCGTCGACGGGGAGGGCAGGCCGGTCGGCGTCGTCACCGACTCCGACCTCACCGGTGTCGACCGCTTCACCCAGCTCGAAGTGGTCATGTCGAAGGACCTGTTGCTGCTCGACGCGGACATCGACCCGCGTGAGGCCTTCAACCGGCTGGACCACGCCAACCGCCGCTACGCGCCCGCCGTCGACCAGGACGGCCGCCTCGCCGGCATCCTCACCCGCAAGGGCGCCCTGCGCGCCACGCTGTACACGCCCGCCACGGACGCGCGGGGCCGCCTGCGGATCGCCGCCGCCGTCGGGATCAACGGCGAGGCCCCGGCCAAGGCCAAGCAACTGCTGGACGCGGGCGTCGACACGCTCGTCATCGACACGGCGCACGGCCACCAGGAGTCGATGATCAGCACGGTCCGGCTGGTGCGCGGCCTCGACCCGCAGGTGCCGATCGTCGCGGGCAACATCGTCGCCGCGGAGGGGGTGCGCGACCTCGTCGAGGCCGGCGCCGACATCGTCAAGGTCGGCGTCGGGCCCGGTGCCATGTGCACCACCCGCATGATGACCGGCGTCGGCCGGCCGCAGTTCTCGGCGGTTCTGGAGTGCGCGGCCGAGGCGAGGAAGTACGGCAAGCACGTGTGGGCCGACGGCGGTGTCCGCCACCCGCGCGATGTCGCCATGGCGCTCGCGGCCGGAGCGTCCAACGTGATGGTCGGATCCTGGTTCGCGGGCACCTACGAGTCCCCGGGCGACCTCCAGCACGACGCGGGCGGGCGCCCCTACAAGGAGTCGTTCGGCATGGCCTCCGCGCGGGCCGTGGCCAACCGCACCTCCGACGAGTCGGCGTACGACCGGGCCCGCAAGGCGCTGTTCGAGGAGGGCATCTCCACCTCCCGCATGTTCCTCGACCCGGCCCGCCCGGGCGTCGAGGACCTGATCGACTCGATCATCGCGGGCGTCCGCTCCTCCTGCACCTACGCCGGCGCCGGCTCCCTGGAGGAGTTCGCCGAGAAGGCCGTCGTCGGCATCCAGAGCGCGGCCGGCTACGCGGAGGGCAAGCCGCTGCACGCCAGCTGGAGCTGA
- a CDS encoding transcription antitermination factor NusB produces the protein MSDQPRRPRRPAKPYRRPQKDPVRILAFEALRAVDERDAYANLVLPPLLRKAREKDDFDARDAALATELVYGTLRRQGTYDAVIAACVDRPLREVDPPVLDVLSLGTHQLLGTRIPTHAAVSSSVELARVVLGDGRAKFVNAVLRKVAQDDLDGWIAKVAPPYDEDPEDHLALVHSHPRWVVSALWDSLGGGRAGIEELLAADNERPAVTLVARPGRSTADELLREESAEPGRWSPYAVRLAEGGEPGAVDAVRAGRAGVQDEGSQLVALALANAPLDGPDGKWLDGCAGPGGKAALLAALAAERGALLLASEKLPHRAGLVARSLAGNPGPYQVIAADGTRPPWRPGVFDRVLMDVPCTGLGALRRRPEARWRRRPEDLEGFAPLQRGLLRTALDSVRVGGIVGYATCSPHLAETRAVVDDVLKQWPEAELVDARPLLPGVPDLGEGPDVQLWPHRHGTDAMYLALIRRTG, from the coding sequence GTGAGCGACCAGCCCCGTCGGCCCCGCAGGCCCGCCAAGCCCTACCGCCGGCCCCAGAAGGACCCCGTCCGCATCCTCGCCTTCGAGGCGCTGCGGGCCGTGGACGAGCGGGACGCGTACGCCAACCTCGTCCTGCCGCCGCTGCTGCGCAAGGCGCGGGAGAAGGACGACTTCGACGCCCGGGACGCGGCCCTCGCGACCGAGCTGGTGTACGGGACGCTGCGACGGCAGGGGACGTACGACGCCGTCATCGCCGCCTGTGTCGACCGCCCGCTGCGTGAGGTCGATCCGCCGGTGCTCGATGTGCTCAGCCTCGGCACGCACCAGCTGCTCGGGACCAGGATCCCGACGCATGCCGCCGTCTCCTCCTCCGTCGAGCTGGCCCGGGTGGTGCTCGGCGACGGGCGGGCGAAGTTCGTCAACGCCGTGCTGCGGAAGGTCGCGCAGGACGATCTGGACGGGTGGATCGCGAAGGTCGCACCGCCTTACGACGAGGATCCCGAGGACCACCTGGCCCTCGTGCACTCCCACCCCCGCTGGGTCGTCTCCGCGCTGTGGGACTCCCTCGGCGGCGGCCGGGCCGGGATCGAGGAACTGCTGGCGGCCGACAACGAGCGGCCCGCGGTGACCCTCGTCGCCCGGCCGGGGCGGTCCACCGCCGACGAGCTGCTCCGGGAGGAGTCCGCGGAGCCGGGCCGCTGGTCGCCGTATGCCGTCCGGCTGGCCGAGGGCGGCGAACCCGGCGCCGTCGACGCCGTACGGGCGGGCCGGGCCGGGGTGCAGGACGAGGGCAGCCAGCTCGTGGCCCTGGCCCTGGCCAACGCGCCGCTGGACGGTCCGGACGGGAAGTGGCTGGACGGATGTGCCGGGCCCGGCGGCAAGGCGGCGCTGCTCGCCGCCCTCGCCGCCGAGCGCGGAGCCCTGCTGCTCGCCTCCGAGAAACTGCCGCACCGGGCCGGGCTGGTCGCCAGGTCCCTGGCCGGGAACCCGGGCCCCTACCAGGTGATCGCCGCCGACGGGACCCGGCCGCCGTGGCGGCCCGGTGTCTTCGACCGGGTGTTGATGGACGTGCCGTGCACCGGTCTCGGCGCGTTGCGGCGGCGGCCGGAGGCGCGGTGGCGCAGGCGGCCCGAGGACCTGGAGGGGTTCGCGCCGCTCCAGCGCGGGCTGCTGCGGACGGCGCTGGACTCCGTACGGGTCGGCGGGATCGTCGGCTATGCGACCTGCTCGCCGCACCTCGCCGAGACCCGGGCCGTCGTCGACGACGTGCTCAAGCAGTGGCCCGAGGCCGAACTCGTCGACGCCCGCCCGCTGCTGCCGGGCGTGCCGGACCTCGGCGAGGGCCCCGACGTACAGCTGTGGCCGCATCGGCACGGGACCGACGCCATGTACCTGGCGCTCATTCGGCGGACCGGCTGA
- a CDS encoding sugar-binding domain-containing protein yields the protein MNSSEEIAVSGMSAGRSAMRMGPAELVQAAAMARRFYLEGKSKIQIAEEFGVSRFKVARVLETALERDLVRIEIRVPAELDAERSDALRARYGLRHAVVVESPAEAQDSPDPENLGEVAADLLGELLNEGDVLGLAWGRSTIHMAAALDRLPPCTVVQLTGVYDAGTAERGSVEAVRRAAQVSGGDAHPIYAPMLLPDAATAQALRHQTGIARAFEYFDKVTVACVSIGSWEPGISTVHDMLSDEERSHYASLGVAAEMSAHLFDSDGRRVGRDLGERCITVKADQLRRVPEVVAIAGGQRKAAAIDAVLRSGLVTSLVTDTSAADYLMTAGPTPKPALNRADPDGI from the coding sequence GTGAACAGCAGTGAGGAGATCGCCGTGTCGGGTATGTCGGCGGGCCGGTCAGCCATGCGGATGGGACCCGCTGAGCTGGTGCAGGCGGCGGCCATGGCCCGCCGCTTCTACCTAGAGGGCAAGTCCAAGATCCAGATCGCCGAGGAGTTCGGCGTCAGCCGCTTCAAGGTGGCCCGGGTCCTGGAAACGGCTCTCGAACGGGATCTCGTACGGATCGAGATCCGCGTGCCGGCCGAACTGGACGCCGAGCGCTCGGACGCGCTCCGCGCCCGGTACGGCCTCAGGCACGCCGTCGTGGTCGAGTCCCCGGCCGAGGCCCAGGATTCGCCCGACCCGGAGAACCTGGGGGAAGTGGCCGCCGACCTGCTCGGCGAACTGCTGAACGAAGGAGATGTGCTGGGCCTGGCCTGGGGCCGGTCCACGATCCACATGGCGGCGGCGCTCGACCGGCTGCCGCCCTGCACGGTCGTGCAGCTGACGGGCGTGTACGACGCCGGGACCGCCGAGCGCGGCTCGGTCGAGGCCGTCCGCCGGGCCGCCCAGGTGTCGGGCGGCGACGCCCATCCCATCTACGCGCCGATGCTGCTGCCGGACGCGGCCACCGCCCAGGCGCTGCGCCACCAGACCGGGATCGCCCGGGCCTTCGAGTACTTCGACAAGGTCACGGTCGCCTGCGTCTCCATCGGCTCCTGGGAGCCGGGCATCTCGACGGTGCACGACATGCTCAGCGACGAGGAACGGTCGCACTACGCCTCGCTCGGTGTCGCCGCCGAGATGTCCGCGCACCTCTTCGACTCCGACGGCCGCCGGGTCGGGCGGGACCTCGGCGAGCGGTGCATCACCGTCAAGGCCGACCAGCTCCGCCGGGTCCCCGAGGTCGTCGCGATCGCGGGCGGGCAGCGGAAGGCCGCCGCGATCGACGCGGTGCTGCGGTCGGGGCTCGTCACCAGCCTGGTGACGGACACGTCGGCGGCGGACTACCTGATGACGGCGGGGCCGACGCCGAAGCCCGCCCTCAACCGGGCGGATCCCGACGGGATCTGA
- the rpe gene encoding ribulose-phosphate 3-epimerase: MAVQINPSILSADFARLADEAKAVEGADWLHVDVMDNHFVPNLTLGVPVVESLARATDTPLDCHLMIEAPDRWAPQYVEAGASSVTFHVEAAAAPVRLAREIRAKGARASMALKPATPIEPYEDLLPELDMVLIMTVEPGFGGQAFLDIMLPKIRRTRELITKRGLELWLQVDGGVSASTIERCADAGADVLVAGSAVYGASDPAEAVRALRTQAEAATAKASWACDHGTKGT, translated from the coding sequence ATGGCCGTGCAGATCAACCCCAGCATCCTGTCCGCCGACTTCGCCCGTCTCGCGGACGAGGCGAAGGCGGTCGAAGGAGCCGACTGGCTCCACGTCGACGTCATGGACAACCATTTCGTCCCGAACCTCACGCTCGGTGTGCCGGTCGTAGAGTCACTGGCCCGTGCTACGGACACTCCGCTGGACTGCCATCTGATGATCGAGGCCCCCGATCGGTGGGCGCCCCAGTACGTAGAGGCGGGGGCCTCGTCCGTCACCTTCCATGTGGAGGCGGCCGCCGCTCCCGTCCGGCTGGCCCGGGAGATCCGCGCGAAGGGCGCCCGCGCCTCCATGGCGCTGAAGCCGGCGACGCCCATCGAGCCGTACGAGGACCTGCTCCCCGAGCTCGACATGGTGCTGATCATGACGGTCGAGCCGGGCTTCGGGGGTCAGGCCTTCCTGGACATCATGCTCCCCAAGATTCGCCGCACCCGCGAGTTGATCACCAAGCGCGGCCTCGAACTGTGGCTCCAGGTCGACGGCGGAGTCTCGGCCTCCACCATCGAGCGCTGCGCGGACGCGGGCGCCGACGTCCTCGTCGCGGGATCGGCGGTGTACGGGGCGTCCGACCCGGCCGAGGCGGTACGTGCACTGCGCACGCAGGCCGAGGCGGCCACCGCCAAGGCGAGCTGGGCGTGCGACCACGGAACCAAGGGAACGTGA
- a CDS encoding amino acid permease: MLDQGAPPQQHSRTAPSSPGLGVRLMRRKPVEQLVAEGGQGEGGSLRRSLGLWQLTMISIGATLGTGIFVVLGEAVPKAGPAVTLSFVIAGLTALFSALSYAELAGTIPVAGSSYSYAYATMGELIAWVCGWCLILEYGVSVAAVAVGWGEYLNELLDGTIGVTIPDALSAPPGDGGVFNLPALIVVLLAMAFLLGGARESARANTVMVVVKIAALVLFCAIGVQGFRSGNYEDFMPLGMAGVSAAGATLFFSYIGFDAASTAGEEATNAQRDLPRAIMLSLVIVTALYVLVAAVAVGAKPWQGFTDSEAALAQIMREVTGQTFWGTLLAFCAVIAIASVVLTVLYGQTRILFAMSRDGLVPKVFARVHPKTGAPRANTLIVSLFCGVLAAAIPLGQLADATSIGTLFAFALVNVAVVVLRRTRPDMPRTFRVPLSPVLPALGFAFCLWMMGSLSAVTWVVFGIWMAVGLVFYFVYGHRRSRLAPSEK, translated from the coding sequence GTGCTCGACCAAGGCGCACCCCCGCAACAGCACAGCCGGACGGCCCCCTCGTCCCCGGGGCTCGGCGTGCGCCTCATGCGCCGCAAGCCGGTGGAACAGCTGGTCGCGGAGGGCGGGCAGGGCGAGGGAGGCAGTCTGCGCCGCTCCCTCGGGCTGTGGCAGCTGACCATGATCAGCATCGGTGCCACCCTCGGCACCGGCATCTTCGTGGTCCTCGGTGAAGCCGTCCCCAAGGCGGGACCGGCCGTCACCCTCTCCTTCGTGATCGCGGGCCTCACCGCCCTCTTCTCGGCCCTGTCCTACGCCGAACTGGCGGGGACGATCCCGGTCGCCGGTTCCTCGTACTCGTACGCATACGCAACGATGGGCGAACTGATCGCCTGGGTGTGCGGCTGGTGTCTGATCCTGGAGTACGGCGTCTCGGTCGCCGCCGTCGCCGTCGGCTGGGGCGAGTACCTGAACGAGCTGCTGGACGGGACGATCGGCGTCACCATCCCGGACGCGCTGTCCGCCCCGCCCGGCGACGGCGGCGTCTTCAACCTGCCGGCGCTGATCGTCGTCCTGCTCGCGATGGCCTTCCTGCTGGGCGGTGCCCGTGAGTCCGCCCGCGCCAACACCGTCATGGTCGTCGTGAAGATCGCCGCGCTGGTGCTGTTCTGCGCGATCGGCGTCCAGGGCTTCCGCTCCGGCAACTACGAGGACTTCATGCCGCTCGGCATGGCCGGGGTGAGCGCGGCCGGGGCGACGCTCTTCTTCTCGTACATCGGCTTCGACGCCGCCTCCACGGCCGGCGAGGAGGCCACGAACGCGCAGCGCGACCTGCCGCGCGCGATCATGCTGTCCCTGGTCATCGTGACCGCCCTGTACGTCCTGGTCGCCGCCGTCGCCGTCGGCGCGAAGCCCTGGCAGGGGTTCACCGACTCCGAGGCCGCGCTCGCCCAGATCATGCGCGAGGTCACCGGGCAGACCTTCTGGGGCACCCTGCTGGCGTTCTGCGCGGTCATCGCCATCGCGAGCGTCGTCCTGACCGTGCTCTACGGCCAGACCCGCATCCTCTTCGCGATGTCCCGGGACGGCCTGGTGCCCAAGGTGTTCGCCCGTGTCCACCCGAAGACCGGCGCGCCCCGCGCCAACACCCTGATCGTGTCGCTGTTCTGCGGTGTCCTCGCCGCCGCCATCCCGCTCGGCCAGCTCGCCGACGCCACCAGCATCGGCACGCTGTTCGCCTTCGCGCTCGTCAACGTGGCCGTGGTCGTGCTGCGCCGGACCCGCCCCGACATGCCCCGCACCTTCCGGGTGCCGCTGTCGCCGGTGCTGCCCGCCCTGGGCTTCGCCTTCTGCCTCTGGATGATGGGCAGCCTGTCCGCCGTCACCTGGGTGGTCTTCGGGATCTGGATGGCCGTCGGGCTCGTGTTCTACTTCGTGTACGGCCATCGCCGCTCCCGACTCGCACCATCCGAGAAGTGA
- a CDS encoding MFS transporter: protein MTLSPAPVPATGVRRLTATLYGYAFLDDFVLLYPVYALLFADTGLSVWQISSLFALWSLTGVLLEVPSGAWADAVSRRLLLWLGPLLTAVGFALWVLVPSYGAFAVGFVLWGARGALGSGALEALVYEELDRLGAADQYARVTGRARAAGLLAVMAAMGAAGPVFALGGYPAVGAASVLACLLTALTATRFPEHRTPGTGGESWSAALRDGLAVARGDRSLRRAMLLVPAVGAVWGALDEYTPLLARDTGVPDEAVPWLLLLIWTGATAGSLLAGRAERLGSGGLARLLAGAALALAVGSGARTPAALVLVALAFGAFQLATVLADVRLQHRIEDTGRATLTSVASLGTELATVAVYAGYATAAGVASHGTVFALFAVPYLVTALLLGAGARGARTRR, encoded by the coding sequence ATGACACTCTCACCCGCGCCCGTGCCCGCCACCGGTGTCCGGCGGCTCACGGCCACGCTGTACGGCTACGCGTTCCTCGACGACTTCGTCCTGCTGTATCCGGTGTACGCGCTGCTGTTCGCCGACACCGGTCTGTCGGTCTGGCAGATCTCCTCACTGTTCGCCCTGTGGTCCCTCACCGGTGTCCTGCTGGAGGTGCCGTCCGGCGCCTGGGCCGACGCCGTCTCCCGCCGGCTGCTGCTGTGGCTCGGCCCGCTGCTCACCGCGGTCGGCTTCGCCCTGTGGGTGCTGGTCCCCTCGTACGGGGCCTTCGCGGTCGGCTTCGTCCTGTGGGGCGCGCGCGGAGCGCTCGGTTCCGGGGCGCTGGAGGCCCTGGTGTACGAGGAGTTGGACCGGCTCGGCGCGGCCGACCAGTACGCGCGGGTGACGGGCCGGGCCCGCGCCGCGGGACTGCTGGCGGTGATGGCGGCGATGGGGGCCGCCGGACCGGTGTTCGCCCTCGGCGGCTACCCGGCCGTCGGCGCGGCGAGCGTGCTGGCCTGTCTGCTCACCGCGCTGACCGCGACCCGCTTCCCGGAGCATCGGACACCGGGCACCGGGGGTGAGAGCTGGTCCGCGGCCCTGCGGGACGGCCTCGCCGTGGCCCGCGGTGACCGGTCGCTGCGCCGGGCGATGCTGCTCGTCCCGGCCGTCGGTGCGGTGTGGGGCGCGCTCGACGAGTACACGCCGCTGCTGGCGCGGGACACCGGCGTCCCGGACGAGGCCGTCCCCTGGCTGCTTCTGCTGATCTGGACGGGGGCCACGGCCGGGAGCCTGCTGGCCGGCCGGGCCGAACGGCTCGGCAGCGGCGGGCTCGCCCGGCTGTTGGCGGGTGCCGCGCTCGCCCTGGCCGTGGGGTCGGGCGCGCGGACACCCGCCGCGCTCGTCCTGGTGGCCCTCGCCTTCGGCGCCTTCCAGCTGGCGACGGTGCTCGCCGACGTCCGGCTCCAGCACCGCATCGAGGACACCGGCCGGGCCACCCTGACCTCGGTCGCGAGCCTGGGCACGGAGCTGGCCACGGTCGCCGTGTACGCCGGCTACGCGACGGCCGCCGGCGTCGCCTCCCACGGCACCGTCTTCGCCCTGTTCGCCGTCCCGTACCTGGTGACCGCACTCCTGCTGGGGGCCGGCGCGCGAGGAGCCCGGACCCGTCGGTGA
- a CDS encoding MMPL family transporter: MTEPQETRQGQSGKRGIGHLVCGRRAKWLVLVLWLVVLFATAPFAQKLTDAQDNDAASWLPGSAESTQVLQLSEDFRPEQIPAIVVYAREDGLTAQDRARITEATEELKQLTAHGVRGDETRGPVYDRQTDPRAAQILVPITMDEEGWERIAPAVDSMREIAGEGGNGLAVHVTGPGGTSADFSEAFEGIDSTLLISAMAVVIIMLLITYRSPTLILVPLLSVIAALFTAQALIYFLAEHAGLTVNGQSAGILTVLVFGAGTDYALLLVARYREELRRHEDRHEAMALALHRAGPAVLASGATVVLSMLVLLAAEMNSTSGLGPVAAIGVAVAVLAMMTLFPALLVIFGRWIFWPASPRFGAEDPSERGLWARLGRRMARRPRMVWGVTAVALAVCSLGLIQLRAEGIGNADAFTGKPDSIVGQEVSARYFPAGSGDPLVVVSNQEQARQVGEAVAATRGVVPESLGLPPGTKPAFEGKVLFEATMTAPSDSEAAKQTVERVRDAVHAVPDADAQVGGGTAALLDMDEATTHDNLLIIPLVLIVVLLILCGLLRALIAPLLLVGTVILSFAAALGISALAFRHVFDYAGESTDFPLFVFVFLVALGIDYNIFLTTRIREEAAHQGTRKGAVTGLAATGAVITSAGLVLAGTFAALATLPMVAFAELGFAVALGVLLDTFIVRSVLVTSLFLDVGPKVWWPHRLAREDGGPHAPETVGAGVSRSAE, translated from the coding sequence ATGACCGAGCCGCAGGAGACCAGGCAGGGACAGTCGGGGAAGCGCGGCATCGGGCATCTGGTGTGCGGGCGGCGTGCCAAGTGGCTGGTGCTGGTGCTGTGGCTCGTGGTGCTGTTCGCCACCGCGCCGTTCGCCCAGAAACTCACCGACGCCCAGGACAACGACGCGGCCTCCTGGCTGCCCGGATCCGCCGAGTCCACCCAGGTCCTCCAGCTCTCCGAGGACTTCAGGCCGGAGCAGATCCCCGCGATCGTCGTGTACGCCCGCGAGGACGGCCTGACCGCCCAGGACCGGGCCCGGATCACCGAGGCCACGGAGGAACTCAAGCAGCTGACCGCGCACGGCGTGCGCGGCGACGAGACCCGGGGACCGGTCTACGACCGGCAGACCGATCCGCGCGCCGCCCAGATCCTGGTGCCGATCACGATGGACGAGGAGGGCTGGGAGCGGATCGCGCCCGCGGTCGACTCCATGCGCGAGATCGCCGGCGAGGGCGGCAACGGACTCGCCGTGCACGTCACGGGCCCGGGCGGCACCTCCGCGGACTTCTCCGAGGCCTTCGAGGGCATCGACTCCACACTGCTGATCTCGGCGATGGCCGTGGTCATCATCATGCTGCTCATCACCTACCGCAGCCCCACCCTGATCCTGGTGCCGCTGCTGTCGGTGATCGCCGCCCTGTTCACCGCGCAGGCGCTGATCTACTTCCTGGCGGAGCACGCGGGCCTCACGGTCAACGGCCAGAGTGCCGGCATCCTGACGGTGCTCGTGTTCGGCGCGGGGACGGACTACGCCCTGCTCCTGGTCGCCCGCTACCGCGAGGAGCTGCGCCGGCACGAGGACCGGCACGAGGCGATGGCGCTGGCCCTGCACCGCGCGGGCCCGGCGGTGCTGGCCTCCGGCGCGACGGTCGTCCTGAGCATGCTGGTCCTGCTGGCCGCCGAGATGAACTCCACCAGCGGCCTCGGCCCGGTCGCGGCGATCGGTGTCGCGGTCGCCGTGCTGGCGATGATGACGCTGTTCCCGGCGCTGCTGGTGATCTTCGGCCGCTGGATCTTCTGGCCGGCGAGTCCGCGCTTCGGCGCGGAGGACCCCAGCGAGCGGGGCCTGTGGGCCCGGCTGGGCCGCCGGATGGCCCGCCGCCCGCGGATGGTCTGGGGCGTCACGGCGGTGGCGCTGGCGGTCTGCTCGCTCGGTCTGATCCAGCTGCGCGCGGAGGGCATCGGCAACGCGGACGCGTTCACCGGGAAACCGGACTCGATCGTCGGCCAGGAGGTGTCCGCGCGCTACTTCCCGGCGGGCAGCGGCGATCCGCTCGTCGTCGTCAGCAACCAGGAACAGGCCCGGCAGGTGGGCGAGGCGGTCGCCGCCACCCGGGGCGTCGTCCCCGAGTCGCTCGGCCTGCCGCCGGGTACGAAGCCGGCCTTCGAGGGCAAGGTGCTGTTCGAGGCCACCATGACCGCCCCGTCCGACAGCGAGGCCGCGAAGCAGACCGTGGAGCGGGTCCGGGACGCCGTGCACGCGGTGCCGGACGCCGACGCCCAGGTGGGCGGCGGCACGGCGGCCCTGCTGGACATGGACGAGGCGACCACGCATGACAATCTCCTGATCATCCCGCTGGTGCTGATCGTCGTCCTGCTGATCCTGTGCGGGCTGCTGCGCGCCCTGATCGCCCCGCTGCTGCTGGTCGGCACGGTGATCCTGTCGTTCGCCGCCGCCCTCGGCATCAGCGCGCTCGCGTTCCGCCACGTGTTCGACTACGCGGGCGAGTCGACCGACTTCCCACTGTTCGTCTTCGTCTTCCTGGTCGCCCTGGGCATCGACTACAACATCTTCCTGACCACCCGGATCCGCGAGGAGGCCGCCCACCAGGGCACCCGCAAGGGCGCGGTGACGGGCCTGGCCGCGACCGGCGCGGTCATCACCTCGGCGGGCCTGGTCCTCGCGGGCACCTTCGCCGCCCTGGCCACCCTCCCGATGGTCGCCTTCGCCGAACTCGGCTTCGCGGTGGCCCTGGGCGTGCTCCTCGACACCTTCATCGTGCGGTCGGTGCTGGTCACGTCCCTGTTCCTGGACGTCGGCCCGAAGGTGTGGTGGCCGCACCGGCTGGCCCGCGAGGACGGCGGGCCGCACGCCCCCGAGACGGTGGGGGCAGGAGTCAGCCGGTCCGCCGAATGA
- the fmt gene encoding methionyl-tRNA formyltransferase, whose amino-acid sequence MKLVFAGTPEVAVPALDALLASGRHEVAAVVTRPDAPAGRGRRLVASPVAERAEEAGIEVLKPAKPRDPEFLERLREIAPDCCPVVAYGALLPRVALDIPVHGWVNLHFSLLPAWRGAAPVQHAIMAGDELTGASTFLIEEGLDSGPVYGTVTETVRPTDTSGDLLTRLAFAGAGLLAATMDGIEEGTLKAVPQPAEGVTVAPKITVEDARVEWTAPALRVDRVVRGCTPAPGAWTVFRGERLKLVQVRSVPERTDLAPGVLAVGKNDVHVGTGSYAVELLWVQAQGKKPMKAADWARGVRIADGETLGA is encoded by the coding sequence ATGAAGCTCGTCTTCGCCGGCACCCCCGAGGTCGCCGTTCCCGCTCTGGACGCTCTGCTCGCCTCCGGGCGGCACGAGGTGGCCGCCGTCGTCACCCGGCCCGACGCGCCGGCCGGGCGGGGTCGCAGGCTGGTCGCCTCTCCCGTCGCCGAGCGGGCCGAGGAGGCCGGGATCGAGGTGCTGAAGCCCGCCAAGCCGCGGGATCCGGAGTTCCTGGAGCGGCTCAGGGAGATCGCGCCCGACTGCTGTCCGGTCGTCGCCTACGGGGCGTTGCTGCCCCGCGTCGCCCTCGACATCCCCGTGCACGGCTGGGTCAACCTGCACTTCTCGCTGCTGCCCGCCTGGCGCGGGGCGGCGCCCGTGCAGCACGCCATCATGGCGGGCGACGAGCTGACGGGCGCGTCCACCTTCCTGATCGAGGAAGGCCTCGACTCCGGGCCCGTGTACGGGACGGTGACCGAGACCGTCCGGCCCACCGACACCAGCGGCGACCTGCTGACCCGGCTCGCCTTCGCGGGCGCCGGCCTGCTCGCCGCGACCATGGACGGGATCGAGGAGGGCACCCTGAAGGCCGTACCGCAGCCGGCCGAGGGCGTCACCGTGGCCCCGAAGATCACTGTCGAGGACGCCCGGGTGGAGTGGACGGCGCCCGCGCTGCGCGTCGACCGGGTGGTGCGCGGGTGCACGCCCGCGCCGGGTGCCTGGACCGTCTTCCGCGGCGAGCGGCTCAAGCTCGTCCAGGTCCGGTCCGTGCCGGAGCGGACCGATCTCGCGCCCGGTGTGCTCGCCGTCGGCAAGAACGACGTGCACGTGGGCACCGGGTCGTACGCCGTGGAACTGCTGTGGGTGCAGGCCCAGGGCAAGAAGCCGATGAAGGCCGCCGACTGGGCCCGGGGCGTGCGCATCGCGGACGGTGAGACCCTCGGCGCGTGA